Part of the Arcobacter sp. F155 genome, TTGCTTTAATTACTAATATCATGGCTAAGGTTGCCCTACTTTTAGACTCTGTTATGCCAGAAAAAATTGCTAAAATTGCAACTTCTTTAGGGCTTGAAATCAACAATGAGTCATATAATAAACTTATTGTAAATAAAGAGTTAATTGGTGAAACAACTATTACAAAAGTAGAACAACTTTTCCCAAGAATTGAAGAGATTTTATTAGAACAAGCAAAACCTACAGAAGTTTCAAAAACTGAAGTAGAAGAGAAAAAGCCTTCTAAAAAAGAAGAAAAGAAAGAAACTCAAGAAGAAGACAACTTAATTACTATTGATCAATTCTTTGAGACAACTTTAAGGATTGGTACAATTGTAGAGGCCGAAGAGGTTCCAAAATCTAAAAAACTTCTAAAACTTCAAGTTGATGTTGGAGAAGAAAAACCTAGACAAGTACTTGCAGGAATTAAAGAGTTCTATTCTGCGGAAAGTTTAGTTGGTACACAAGCTTGTGTTGTAGCAAACTTAAAACCAGCGAAACTAATGGGTATGTTAAGTGAAGGTATGCTTCTTGCAGCAAAAGATGAAGATGGTTTATGTCTAATAAGACCAGAAAAACCAAAAACTAATGGGACAAAAATAAGCTAGTGCAAATTACATCTTTATTAGATATTATTGATGGTAGGTTATTAAACCAACCATCAATCTCTTTTATATATTCAATTAAAACTAATCCAAGAAAAGTAAAAGAAGGTGACCTTTTTATTGTTCAAAATAAAGAACATATCAAAGAAGCACTTGAAAATGGAGCTTTTGGACTAATTGTTGATGAAAATACACAAATAATTGACAATGAAATTGCATGGATAAAAGTTCCTAATCTTAATGAAGCAATTGTTAAACTAATAAGATTTCAACTTTCAAATAAAAAACTTACTGCCTTTTATTGTAATAGTGTTAGTTATGACTTATTTGAAATACTTAAGAAACCTAATAGTCATAGTAAAATCAAATTAATCCCTAAAGAGTTATCAAAACTTTTTAAATTTATTGATGATATTGAAGATAATGATACAATAATATGTTCATGTCAAAAAACACTTGATGATATTTATCCAGTTAATTTTGATTTTAATACTAAACAGTATGAAATAAAAAACCTAATTGAACACTCTATTTTTGAAACAACTTTTTCTTATCAAGATAGATATTTTCCTAAAATTAAAATACCTAGCTTATATTTAAAAGAGTTTTTAGATGTATATAGTTTTTTAGGTTTTGACGCAGATTTAAATAAATTAAAAAGATTTAATAAACTAAGACCTATTTTTGTAGATAAACTAATCAATCATACTGATTATGGAAGAACTGATAAGTTTTTATTAGCTCAAGAAAATAAAGAGTTAGTAGAAGAAGAGATTAAATATTTAAGAAATAAATATAAATATGCAAAAATCTTATACTTCTCTTTTGAAGAAGAGACTCATAGTGAAAATATTGAATATATTCATTTAACTTCTATTTCAAATATAAAAGCATTTTTAAAGAAAAACTCTTTTAATGCAGCATACTTTGTTGGTTTAAACTATGATACTTTATACGAACAAGTATCTCAAGAAAATAACGAACCTACTTTGATATAAGTACTTTTAGTAAATCATACCAAAAGTACTTACAACTTTCCCAACTACATTAAGTTCATTATCTGCTAATATTTGTACAGGATAGTCCCTATTATCCGATATTATATCAAGTTTTCCGTCAACTCTTTTTTGTACTCTTTTTACAAATAATCCATGGTTTGTAGTAAATGCA contains:
- a CDS encoding peptidoglycan synthetase; the protein is MQITSLLDIIDGRLLNQPSISFIYSIKTNPRKVKEGDLFIVQNKEHIKEALENGAFGLIVDENTQIIDNEIAWIKVPNLNEAIVKLIRFQLSNKKLTAFYCNSVSYDLFEILKKPNSHSKIKLIPKELSKLFKFIDDIEDNDTIICSCQKTLDDIYPVNFDFNTKQYEIKNLIEHSIFETTFSYQDRYFPKIKIPSLYLKEFLDVYSFLGFDADLNKLKRFNKLRPIFVDKLINHTDYGRTDKFLLAQENKELVEEEIKYLRNKYKYAKILYFSFEEETHSENIEYIHLTSISNIKAFLKKNSFNAAYFVGLNYDTLYEQVSQENNEPTLI